A genome region from Rhinopithecus roxellana isolate Shanxi Qingling chromosome 10, ASM756505v1, whole genome shotgun sequence includes the following:
- the PRPH gene encoding peripherin: protein MSHHPSGLRAGFSSTSYRRTFGPPPSLSPGAFSYSSSSRFSSSRLLGSASPSSSVRLGSFRSPRAGAGALLRLPSERLDFSMAEALNQEFLATRSNEKQELQELNDRFANFIEKVRFLEQQNAALRGELSQARGQEPARADQLCQQELRELRRELELLGRERDRVQVERDGLAEDLAALKQRLEEETRKREDAEHNLVLFRKDVDDATLSRLELERKIESLMDEIEFLKKLHEEELRDLQVSVESQQVQQVEVEATVKPELTAALRDIRAQYESIAAKNLQEAEEWYKSKYADLSDAANRNHEALRQAKQEMNESRRQIQSLTCEVDGLRGTNEALLRQLRELEEQFALEAGGYQAGAARLEEELRQLKEEMARHLREYQELLNVKMALDIEIATYRKLLEGEESRISVPVHSFASLSIKTTVPEVEPPQDSHSRKTVLIKTIETRNGEVVTESQKEQRSELDKSSAHSY, encoded by the exons ATGAGCCACCACCCGTCGGGCCTTCGGGCCGGCTTCAGCTCCACCTCATACCGCCGCACCTTCGGGCCACCGCCCTCACTATCCCCCGGGGCCTTCTCCTACTCGTCTAGCTCCCGCTTCTCCAGCAGCCGCCTGCTGGGCTCCGCGTCCCCGAGCTCCTCGGTGCGCCTGGGCAGCTTCCGTAGCCCCCGGGCGGGAGCGGGCGCCCTCCTGCGCCTGCCCTCAGAGCGCCTCGACTTCTCCATGGCCGAGGCCCTAAACCAGGAGTTCCTGGCCACGCGCAGCAACGAAAAGCAGGAGCTGCAGGAGCTCAACGACCGCTTCGCCAACTTCATCGAAAAGGTGCGCTTTCTGGAGCAGCAGAACGCGGCCCTGCGAGGGGAGCTGAGCCAAGCCCGGGGCCAGGAGCCGGCGCGCGCCGACCAGCTGTGCCAGCAGGAGTTGCGCGAGCTGCGGCGAGAGCTGGAGCTGTTGGGCCGCGAGCGTGACCGGGTGCAGGTGGAGCGCGACGGGCTGGCGGAGGACCTGGCGGCGCTCAAGCAGAG GTTGGAGGAGGAAACCCGCAAGCGGGAGGACGCGGAGCACAACCTGGTGCTCTTCCGCAAG GACGTGGACGACGCCACTCTGTCCCGCCTGGAACTAGAGCGCAAGATTGAGTCTCTGATGGATGAGATTGAGTTCCTCAAGAAGCTGCACGAGGAG GAGCTGCGAGACCTGCAGGTGAGTGTGGAGAGCCAGCAGGTGCAGCAGGTGGAGGTGGAAGCCACGGTGAAGCCGGAGCTGACGGCAGCGCTGAGGGACATCCGCGCGCAGTACGAGAGCATTGCCGCGAAGAATCTGCAGGAGGCGGAGGAGTGGTACAAGTCCAAG TACGCGGACCTGTCCGACGCTGCCAACCGGAACCACGAGGCCCTGCGCCAGGCCAAGCAGGAGATGAACGAGTCCCGACGCCAGATCCAGAGTCTGACATGCGAGGTGGACGGGCTGCGCGGCACG AACGAGGCGCTGCTTAGGCAGTTGAGAGAGCTGGAGGAGCAGTTCGCCCTGGAGGCTGGGGGCTACCAGGCGGGCGCCGCGCGGCTCGAGGAGGAGCTGCGACAGCTAAAGGAGGAGATGGCGCGGCACCTGCGGGAGTACCAGGAGCTCCTCAACGTCAAGATGGCCCTGGACATCGAGATCGCCACCTACCGCAAGCTGCTGGAGGGCGAGGAGAGCCG GATCTCCGTGCCCGTCCATTCTTTTGCCTCCTTAAGTATAAAGACGACTG TGCCTGAGGTGGAGCCTCCCCAGGACAGCCACAGCCGGAAGACTGTTCTAATCAAGACCATTGAGACCCGGAATGGGGAG GTGGTGACAGAGTCCCAGAAGGAGCAGCGCAGTGAGCTGGACAAGTCTTCTGCCCACAGTTACTGA
- the TUBA1C gene encoding tubulin alpha-1C chain: MRECISIHVGQAGVQIGNACWELYCLEHGIQPDGQMPSDKTIGGGDDSFNTFFSETGAGKHVPRAVFVDLEPTVIDEVRTGTYRQLFHPEQLITGKEDAANNYARGHYTIGKEIIDLVLDRIRKLADQCTGLQGFLVFHSFGGGTGSGFTSLLMERLSVDYGKKSKLEFSIYPAPQVSTAVVEPYNSILTTHTTLEHSDCAFMVDNEAIYDICRRNLDIERPTYTNLNRLISQIVSSITASLRFDGALNVDLTEFQTNLVPYPRIHFPLATYAPVISAEKAYHEQLTVAEITNACFEPANQMVKCDPRHGKYMACCLLYRGDVVPKDVNAAIATIKTKRTIQFVDWCPTGFKVGINYQPPTVVPGGDLAKVQRAVCMLSNTTAVAEAWARLDHKFDLMYAKRAFVHWYVGEGMEEGEFSEAREDMAALEKDYEEVGADSADGEDEGEEY, translated from the exons CGTGAGTGCATCTCcatccatgttggccaggctggtgtccagaTTGGCAATGCCTGCTGGGAGCTCTACTGCCTGGAACACGGCATCCAGCCCGATGGTCAGATGCCGAGTGACAAGACCATTGGGGGAGGAGATGACTCCTTCAACACCTTCTTCAGTGAGACGGGCGCTGGCAAGCATGTGCCCCGGGCCGTGTTTGTAGACTTGGAACCTACTGTCATTG ATGAAGTTCGCACTGGCACCTACCGTCAGCTCTTCCACCCTGAGCAACTCATCACAGGCAAGGAAGATGCTGCCAATAACTATGCCCGAGGGCACTACACCATTGGCAAGGAGATCATTGACCTCGTGTTGGACCGAATTCGCAAGCTG GCTGACCAGTGCACCGGTCTTCAGGGCTTCTTGGTTTTCCACAGCTTTGGTGGGGGAACTGGTTCTGGGTTCACCTCCCTGCTCATGGAACGTCTCTCAGTTGATTATGGCAAGAAGTCCAAGCTGGAGTTCTCCATTTACCCAGCGCCCCAGGTTTCCACAGCTGTAGTTGAGCCCTACAACTCCATCCTCACCACCCACACCACCCTGGAGCACTCTGATTGTGCCTTCATGGTAGACAATGAGGCCATCTATGACATCTGTCGTAGAAACCTTGATATTGAGCGTCCAACCTACACTAATCTTAACCGCCTTATTAGCCAGATTGTGTCCTCCATCACTGCTTCCCTGAGATTTGATGGAGCCCTAAATGTTGACCTAACAgaattccagaccaacctggtGCCCTACCCCCGCATCCACTTCCCTCTGGCCACATACGCCCCTGTCATCTCTGCTGAGAAAGCCTACCATGAACAGCTTACTGTAGCAGAGATCACCAATGCTTGCTTTGAGCCAGCCAACCAGATGGTGAAATGTGACCCTCGCCATGGTAAATACATGGCTTGCTGCCTGTTGTACCGTGGTGATGTGGTTCCCAAAGATGTCAATGCTGCCATTGCCACCATCAAGACCAAGCGTACCATCCAGTTTGTGGATTGGTGCCCCACTGGCTTCAAGGTTGGCATCAACTACCAGCCTCCCACTGTGGTGCCTGGTGGAGACCTGGCCAAGGTTCAGAGAGCTGTGTGCATGCTGAGCAACACTACAGCTGTTGCCGAGGCCTGGGCTCGCCTGGACCACAAGTTTGACCTGATGTATGCCAAGCGTGCCTTTGTTCACTGGTATGTGGgtgaggggatggaggaaggcgAGTTTTCAGAGGCCCGTGAAGACATGGCTGCCCTTGAGAAGGATTATGAGGAGGTTGGAGCAGATAGTGCTGATGGAGAGGATGAGGGTGAAGAGTATTAA